Below is a genomic region from Phragmitibacter flavus.
CACGCAACAAAAAACGCCTCCAACCGCAACAGGTTGTGGTGTCTCCGTCGATCACCCCACAATATATAGACACAGTGCCGTCCAACCCATTTTCCTTGCTCCCCGTTCTGTTCCAAGGATTTAGCGTCAATTCCCACCTCTTTAGCATCGAAATCCATCAGCAAAGCCAAGGCCGCCGTTGTGGAGATCAGCCTGATGGCCATGGGCATCGATCTCGAACTGAAACGCGATCCTTAATGTCCACGCTGCGATCCCTCCAGGATCACCTCGCTGCGATCCCTCCAGGATCACCTTATTGCATCATTGAACCGGGGGTGTCGCCAAGCTCAACCCCCGGCTACAGGCTGCTATGGCTTCGCCATCACGAAACCTCAACGTTCCGAGCCATCATTGAATCCACAGATGCCAGACCGCTACTTTTTCGCCGCCTGAAAATTCGCCTTCGCCTGCTCACGGGCGGCACCCACGACATGCGTGCAAGCTTCCACGCACAACAACGGCACCACATCACCAGCAACGGAATCATCCGCATTCAACGGCTGTTTCTCCAAAGCTATCTGGGTGAGCGGCTGCTGGTCATCCAGCTTCCAGGTCAGACGCCGTGAGCATTTGGCATAGGACCCACACTCCCGCGCCACCAGCGCCTGCGCCTGTTCATCCGTGATGGTGTTGGCAAATTTATACATGCCGGTCTGCCGACCCAAGGTTTCACGAAGCGAAACCGGTTGCAAAGTCCCCGCCTGCCGATGCTCCCAGAGGCCCAGCGCAGCCGGATAGAAAAAATCGATCGCCAGCCGCAGTTCCTCCCGCGTTGATAGATGCAGCTTCCATCCGCGCTTCAAATTGGGCGCGGTTTTGATGGGCCGATAGATCCCTGCATCATCATAAATGCCGAGATCACGGGCGGCGGTCGGATCGGTGTGCAACTCCAGATCATCCAATGCCGACGCATCATCCACATGACAAATCAGCCACCCTTCCTTGCCGGAAGCCGGTCCGATGTGCAGTTGCCCCATCGTAAAAGTTCCATCAGGAATCCCCTCGTCGGGAGCAATCCACGTCGGCGATGGCGCGGGATCAGGGCGTTTGAAATCGTTAATTTGATCCAAGATGACATCGGCCATCAACGCCTCGGTGCCGATCGCGCTGCTATAATAAAGGGTCTTGCCATACAGATGGTGCGGATTGTGGCGAAACACATCGTTCTGACTCAGCGCCGCTGTAGGCTCGCTTTCAATGCCCAGCAAAACAGGGATGTCCTGGTAGCTGTGCAATCCATCCGCAATAAAAAACGGCACCACCACCACGTTCGGAGCGCTGGCCAGTTCATGCCACTTCGCGACCAACGGCGGCTCTTCCATGTAAGCCCCCAACACTTCCGCAAACCCATGTCCGCCATCGCGAATGAGAGCAACCTGATCTTCAATCGCCTTGGTTGAGTTCTCGTTCAACGTCGTGCCATGACCGACGATGATCAAACTGGTTTCCCCGCGCGGCACTCCGGGAGCCACTTCATCGGCACGCTTGAGCAGCAGCTTGGTCATGCTCGGATGAATGCCCACCGGATCGGTGTAATAGATCAAGCGACCATCGCGAAACGTCACCGGTCCATCCAATCGCAACTCACGCGGAAGAATCTGCTGACAAAAATACCCTTCACTGATGAAGTTCGGAACGATGTGAATCTCAGGACTGCGCAGCTGATAAAAAATCTCGCGCATCGACGGCTCCTCTTTCCAAAACGCACACGCCACCTCGTCATAAAGGCCACGACGCCGAATCTCGTCGGCATGTTGATGGGTGGGAGTGCTGGAATCAGGGTTCACCGTGGAACCGTGACCGATGATGAGGAGCGCGCGCATGAGGGTTGGTTGGAGTTCGACTGAATGAGAATAAACAATGCCAGCATGGTTACGCTCCAGCCTTCAGAGCTGAACCAAATAACCTGAATCGATCAATCATTCGACCGCTCACCTGAGCGTGCGCGGAATAAACACCGCCTCCATGCCCGCAGCAGCCGCTGCTTCGAGCCCACTTCGACCGTCTTCAAACACCAGGCAATCTTTCGGATCCACTCCCATGCGTTCAGCCGCGAGCAAAAACATGTCCGGCGAAGGTTTGCCGCGCTTGACGTTCTCGGGCGTGATGATGATGGAGAACAATTCGATCAGCCCAGTATTGGTAAGGCACGCCTGGACAATCGGCGCCTCGCTTCCGGATGCGACCGAGATCGGCGCATTTCCGTGCAGTTTGATCGCATAGTCGGCCACTGGATTGATGCGCTGAATCTCGGGAATGCGCTGCAGGAAAATCTCCGACTTCGCCCGCACCACCGCTTCGGCGTCGATGTCGACGTCGTGAAGTTTGTTGAGGATGCGCACCGTGTCCGCCTCGGGCACACCGGCATAGCTGTAGAACTCTTCCTCGGTGAAAGGATAAACGGCTCCGTTCAATCGAAGGGCCTCAATCCAGCACACATAATGGATGGGCATGGAATCCACCAGCGTGCCATCACAGTCGAAAATGTAGCCCGCATAGGGGCGGTCGGGTATGTCCAGCATGAATGAAAAAGGTCTCAAAAATACGCCTTGGAATCTTGGAGCGGTAAAAAAATCCTCCGGGACTCAAGAATCCTGCTGATCGTAGGATTGTGCGTGGCCATTTTTGGCCGTTGCCGTTGCCGCTGCTTCCGCAGGCAAAGCCGTCGCATTGCCACCCACCAATTTGCGGAACATGCGTTGCGGGAAACTGTTGCCACGTTCTTCCGTCTCCAATTGGGTCAATGCCTGCGATTTGGCAATTTCCCAAGCAGGCGCAAACCCTGGCGCACTGATGTTCATCTGCTTTTCAGCCCGCGCATAAATTTCCATCTCGCGTTGCACCTTGTTGTCGGTGCGGTCGTTGAGTCGGGCCACTTGAAGTCGCAGGTTCTCATTCTCCTTAAGGAATTTTTCACGCTCTTTGGAAAGTTCATTCAACTGACGGTGCTCCAACTCCATTTTGTCGCCCAACATTTTTTTGTAACGGCGAAACTCCCGTGAAACACTCCAGTAGGCACGCAGCGCGAGAAGAAAAAAGGCCAGACCAATGACGAGTCCGATAACCAGTGCCCACATGTGGGTGGTGTTGAGATGCAAATCCATGAGTTTGAATGTAGTGGCAATTGCAGCGCTGAAAAATGGAATTTCTCAGGCCGCCGCATTTGACCGGCTTTCTTGATCTTCAGGATCAAGAGCCGTCGCCGCAGATTGATACGATGCCTAAAGCGCAAGCGCGTTCAATTTTTTTGTGCCGATGACCTTCCCTTGCCGGTTCCACCAAACCCAAAAGAAAAATGTAATCAAACGACCAAGAATATACGCATTTGTTAGTTAATTATTATAGTGATTATACTCAGTTTAGACTTGTATAGGATTCAACTTCGGCTTTCTTGGATTATCGTTCCGCAGCGGAGACGCCTTTTTCCTGAACTTTTCACGCATGTCGGCTTCCTCGAAATCCCCCGCTTCCCCCTTTTCGGCCCCCTCCAAAACGGCTTCCCCGCTCGCGTTTTTG
It encodes:
- a CDS encoding CbiX/SirB N-terminal domain-containing protein; protein product: MRALLIIGHGSTVNPDSSTPTHQHADEIRRRGLYDEVACAFWKEEPSMREIFYQLRSPEIHIVPNFISEGYFCQQILPRELRLDGPVTFRDGRLIYYTDPVGIHPSMTKLLLKRADEVAPGVPRGETSLIIVGHGTTLNENSTKAIEDQVALIRDGGHGFAEVLGAYMEEPPLVAKWHELASAPNVVVVPFFIADGLHSYQDIPVLLGIESEPTAALSQNDVFRHNPHHLYGKTLYYSSAIGTEALMADVILDQINDFKRPDPAPSPTWIAPDEGIPDGTFTMGQLHIGPASGKEGWLICHVDDASALDDLELHTDPTAARDLGIYDDAGIYRPIKTAPNLKRGWKLHLSTREELRLAIDFFYPAALGLWEHRQAGTLQPVSLRETLGRQTGMYKFANTITDEQAQALVARECGSYAKCSRRLTWKLDDQQPLTQIALEKQPLNADDSVAGDVVPLLCVEACTHVVGAAREQAKANFQAAKK
- a CDS encoding HAD family hydrolase, yielding MLDIPDRPYAGYIFDCDGTLVDSMPIHYVCWIEALRLNGAVYPFTEEEFYSYAGVPEADTVRILNKLHDVDIDAEAVVRAKSEIFLQRIPEIQRINPVADYAIKLHGNAPISVASGSEAPIVQACLTNTGLIELFSIIITPENVKRGKPSPDMFLLAAERMGVDPKDCLVFEDGRSGLEAAAAAGMEAVFIPRTLR